The following DNA comes from Helicobacter sp. 11S03491-1.
GGCAAGTTTCAGTCGAAAATTCAAACAATGTTTTGGTATCTCTCCAAAAGAATGGTTAGATGAGAAAAGATTTTCAAAAGCAAAATTCCTGATTCAATTTAGCCAAAAAAATATCAAACAAATTTGTCAAGAATGTGGATTTAGTTCCAGCGCATGGTTTATTGAAAGATTCAAAACAAAATACGGTACTACCCCAAAACAATTTCAAAAATCAAATAACTTGTATTTTATCTCATAAAACTCATACAAAATAATTGTTATTTTACATACAATAGTCTTTGCTTTTAAACCGAAATTTCAAAGGATAAAATTATGAAGAAAATTCTAGCTGCAAGCTTATTGTTATCAACATTGTTATTTGGAAGTTCTATTTTATTGAAAAATAGCCAAGACATTGATGGGTTTAATTCTCCTGAAAGTGTTTTTGTAAATGGCAAAGACGTTTATGTATCTAATGTGGGGATCAAACTTGAACCTTTAGCAAAAGATAATGATGGTTATATTTCCAAACTTGATTCTAGTGGCAAAATTATTGAACACAAGTTTATAAGTGGTATGAATGCCCCTAAAGGCATGTCTATCATAGGAGATGTGTTGTATGTCGTAGATATTGATGTCTTAAAAGGCTTCAATCTTAAGAATAAAAAATTAGTTTTTGAATTACCCATAACAAATGCTATTTTTCTTAATGATATTGCTGTTTTGGATAAAAATACCCTCTATGTAAGTGATACCGGGACAGGAACTATTCATCAAATAAATCTCAAAAATAAAACTTATAAAACTTTAGTAGCTTTGGATATTAAAAAATATGGTGGGCCTAATGGTTTGCTAATAGATAAAAAAAATCATAAGCTCTATAGTGTAGGTTATGATCCAATAGGGGATAATGGAGGCGTTGTCATCTCTATTAACCTAAATACAAAAACTCACAAACCACATCAAATTTCTAATATTAGAGGACAATTAGATGGTGTTGCTTTTGATTCCAAAGGTAACCTTTTGGTAAGCAGTTGGGGTGAGGGTTTAAAAGGTATGATTTATAGTATAGATGCCAATGGGAAAGCCACTCAATTAGATCTTCCTCCAATGGCAGGTCCGGCAGATATTTTCTATGATGGCAAATATCTTTGGATTCCAAAAATGGCTGAAAATAAAGTTCTCAAAATTAGATATTAATTATTTTATCCCTCTGCTTAGAGGGATTATAAAATTTCTTGTCCTACTTCTTGATACTTTTTCCAATACCATTCAATAAATACATTGCTAAGATTTAATTTTGATTGGTAGCATTTCTCATTTTTTATCACAAAATTTTTAAGCCATTCTCCGGAGGGAAATTTATTGATGTAATGTTTTACCAATGATTCATAAGTTTGGATATACCACTCTTTAAGATTGTCATATTTATCTTTATAGACTTCTAAAACAGGTTTTTTATCAGGATTAAATTCCAATACCCCGCTAATAAATGCTCCATATAAATGAATCAACCCTTCACAATAATAAGGCAAAACCTCTTCTTGTTCTCTCCATGCCATTAACCCTACACTTCTTCGAATAGTTTCACTCATGACTGCTTGGAATTCTATAGGATCATAGGTTTTTTGAAAAAATGCCACTAGCCCACTGCATGTTGCTTTGAATTCTTCAATATTTTTAAAATCTCCATCAGCATTCATCAATCTTTGTGTATCCTCCTCAATCCAAAGAATATGTCCAAATTCATGCCCGTTGGTTGTGATATCATATACCAAATGCCACAATTGTTCATTTTCAAATAAAATATCTCTGGCTTCTTGTAAGTAATCTTTTTGGAAAGTTTCATAATTTAATTTCATCTTAGGTTTACTTCGTGCAGATTGAATGATTTTATCCCCAAAAGCAAAAATTTTTTTACCAAATTTTTTAGATACTACTTCGTCGTTGGGAACCACTTGTGCAGAAAAAAGTCCATTCATATCCGCTCCATAATAAAGTGTTGGCAGCCCATTGTAAGTTTTTACTTTTTGTAAAGCTTGAGAAATAAAGGATATAAATTCTTCATTTGCATCTAATTTTTTACTAAGATCCAAAAACATTTTCTGAATAGAATTTTGAACTCTTTTATCAGTCATTTTATCAGGATTAGCAATCCTTATATCCCATTCAGGAGCAACAGAATGTCGATATCTATCTTCATAATATTCAAGCGGGTGTCCTATTTGCAAAGGAGTATCTATATCCATCCAACAAATATCTACTTCCCTCCATTTTTCAATTAGTTTATCTTTATGGCTTTCTCCAAAAGCGTTTTTTAATGCCACAAAATAATCCATATAAGCTTGTTTTTTATTATAAATATTGTCCTCTAAATTTTCTAATTTTGATAAAAGTTTTTCAATAGTTTTGATAATTGCTTTGATTTCTATATCAAATGCAACAACATAAGGAATAGAAATATATCTATCGCCAAGTTTTTTGGGAATTGAATAACTCCTATCTGAACAAATTAACCTACCCCCCACTTCTTCTTTGTCTATACTGGGAGCTAAAAATTCAAGAGACTTTTCATCCCCATAAAGTCTTTGCATATTTTTATTAATACCATCAATCAAACTATCTTGCCAACTTTCAAAAAAATTATTCATTGCAAGCCCAATATGATGTATGCCCAAAAGAATTTCACGATAAAATTCACTCAAAAGCTTTTTTCTCCGAATTTCAGACAATAAGTCTTGATGTTTTTGCGCATAGAAATGACTTACAAAATTCAACAAAAGTCTTTTGGCAACTAAAATTTCGGAATTGCTTTTTTGATGATTTTTTAACACCTGTATTATGGGTCCTTCTTTAAGATTTGCGATTCGATCACACATCGCCATTAAAGTTGGTTTATCTGCTTTTAACCCAATTCGATTGCATAATTGAGTGAGAATTTTAAAATATTTATCAACATCTTCATCCAAAGTATCATCAAAAATTTTGTAAATTTTATTAATTTGCTCTGATTGAGTTTGGATTAAAATATAAAATTCCTTTAAATCAACTTGAAATTTTTCTAAAATATTTTGATTTTCTAGCATATATACTCTCCTTAAATACGCCAAATTATGTAAGATAATTATAATCATCTAATATGAATGTTTAAGCAAAATAAAAATACAATTATTTACAAGCACAATATGTGTTTTTATTTTATAAAGGAATATTTATGGAAAAAATTTTAAAAATAGAGATTACAACACGAGAAGAAAAGCTTAAAGAGCTTCAAAATTCTCTTGATAAAATAGGGATTTGCGGAATGACTATCATAAATGTTGTTGGTTATGGGAATCAAAAAGGAAAAACAGAAGTCTATAGAGGCAATGCGCTTCAAGTAAATATGATTCCAAAAATTCGCATTGAAATTATTTCTTCTCAATCTCAAGCTCAAGAAATTATTTCTATAGCAAAAAAAATTCTCAATACCGGAAAAGTTGGGGATGGAAAAATTGTTTTAATTCCAATAGAAAATATTATACGTATTCGAACTGCAGAAGAAGGTCTAGACGCAATTTAAAAATCAAAATTAAATATTTAAGGTAAAAAATAATGAAAAAAAATTTATTTTTTTTGGGATTTATTCCTAATATCGTTTTAGCACAAGAAACCTCTATAGATGGTGCAAATACTATTTTTATACTTTTTTGCACGATATTGGTTTTATTGATGACACCTGCATTGGCAATGTTTTATTCCGGAATGGTGAGAAGTAAAAATTCTTTAAGTGTGATTATGAATTGTTTTGTTATGTTTGGAATTATTACATTCCAATGGGTGGGGCTTGGATATACTCTGGCATTTGGAGAAGATATAGGCTATGGATTATTAGGGAATCTTGATAATATGGGTCTTTATGGCATTGAAGGCAACAATGAACACGGTGTCCCCAATAGTTTGTTTATGATTTTTCAAATGATGTTTGCCATCATAGCCGCAGCTATTTTTACAGGTTCTTTTGTGGGGAGAATTAAGTTTAGTGTATTGATTATTTTTACTCTTATTTGGACAACTTTAGTCTATGATTTACTCGCACATTGGATATGGAGTCAAAAAGGCTGGCTGCTGCAAAAAGGATCTCTTGATTTTGCCGGAGGTGGAGTGGTGCATATTAGCGCAGGAGTAGCAGGACTTGTAGGGTGTTTTTTTCTAGGCAAACGAAAAAATATTTCCGGTATTTTCCCTCACTCCCTTCCTTACTCATTCTTAGGGGCAGCTCTTCTTTTATT
Coding sequences within:
- the ciaB gene encoding invasion protein CiaB; translated protein: MLENQNILEKFQVDLKEFYILIQTQSEQINKIYKIFDDTLDEDVDKYFKILTQLCNRIGLKADKPTLMAMCDRIANLKEGPIIQVLKNHQKSNSEILVAKRLLLNFVSHFYAQKHQDLLSEIRRKKLLSEFYREILLGIHHIGLAMNNFFESWQDSLIDGINKNMQRLYGDEKSLEFLAPSIDKEEVGGRLICSDRSYSIPKKLGDRYISIPYVVAFDIEIKAIIKTIEKLLSKLENLEDNIYNKKQAYMDYFVALKNAFGESHKDKLIEKWREVDICWMDIDTPLQIGHPLEYYEDRYRHSVAPEWDIRIANPDKMTDKRVQNSIQKMFLDLSKKLDANEEFISFISQALQKVKTYNGLPTLYYGADMNGLFSAQVVPNDEVVSKKFGKKIFAFGDKIIQSARSKPKMKLNYETFQKDYLQEARDILFENEQLWHLVYDITTNGHEFGHILWIEEDTQRLMNADGDFKNIEEFKATCSGLVAFFQKTYDPIEFQAVMSETIRRSVGLMAWREQEEVLPYYCEGLIHLYGAFISGVLEFNPDKKPVLEVYKDKYDNLKEWYIQTYESLVKHYINKFPSGEWLKNFVIKNEKCYQSKLNLSNVFIEWYWKKYQEVGQEIL
- a CDS encoding ATP-binding protein, yielding MKKILAASLLLSTLLFGSSILLKNSQDIDGFNSPESVFVNGKDVYVSNVGIKLEPLAKDNDGYISKLDSSGKIIEHKFISGMNAPKGMSIIGDVLYVVDIDVLKGFNLKNKKLVFELPITNAIFLNDIAVLDKNTLYVSDTGTGTIHQINLKNKTYKTLVALDIKKYGGPNGLLIDKKNHKLYSVGYDPIGDNGGVVISINLNTKTHKPHQISNIRGQLDGVAFDSKGNLLVSSWGEGLKGMIYSIDANGKATQLDLPPMAGPADIFYDGKYLWIPKMAENKVLKIRY
- a CDS encoding P-II family nitrogen regulator gives rise to the protein MEKILKIEITTREEKLKELQNSLDKIGICGMTIINVVGYGNQKGKTEVYRGNALQVNMIPKIRIEIISSQSQAQEIISIAKKILNTGKVGDGKIVLIPIENIIRIRTAEEGLDAI
- a CDS encoding ammonium transporter; translation: MDGANTIFILFCTILVLLMTPALAMFYSGMVRSKNSLSVIMNCFVMFGIITFQWVGLGYTLAFGEDIGYGLLGNLDNMGLYGIEGNNEHGVPNSLFMIFQMMFAIIAAAIFTGSFVGRIKFSVLIIFTLIWTTLVYDLLAHWIWSQKGWLLQKGSLDFAGGGVVHISAGVAGLVGCFFLGKRKNISGIFPHSLPYSFLGAALLLFGWLGFNAGSAGGIDNIAVNAFITTCLSTAGGILGWITIEWIKYKKPTLLGAITGALAGLVGITPAAGYVSPLASILIGFLASPICFVAITWLKTKLNYDDSLDAFGLHGIGGIWGGIATGIFASASINPEATGEGTLGQGLLYSGNMALLTEQIFAIIICVALSGIVSLAGFKIISLFTSLRVNDKEELEGLDIGIHGEEAYRI